A stretch of DNA from Roseovarius sp. M141:
GCGAACCTAAAGCGTTTCGAGTATAAGTTGAAGCGCAAATTGACCTCGACCTGCGCGCGGGAACGGTCAAGTGTCAGGCGCCGTCAGGGTAGTCGCACATGACGCGGGGGCATCCGGCTACCCTTGGTTGCCAGCGACGCCCCATTTGTATAGGGATCGAAGGTTGTGACAGGGGCCGGATCATCGGCCGGGGTCACGACTGTGAGGATGGACATGGATACGACATTGCGCGAACGGGTCGATGCGGCCCTGAAACAGGCCATGCGTGACCGGGATGCCCCGCGTCTGGCAACCCTGCGGCTGATCAACGCCGCCATCAAGGATCAGGAAATCGCCGAGCGCGCCAAGGGCGGCGAAGTCGCGCTGAACGACGATGACGTTCTCGCCATTCTGGGCAAGATGACCAAGCAGCGACGGGAATCCGTGCGCGCCTACGAGGAGGGCGGCCGCATCGATCTGGCCGAGCGCGAAGAGGCCGAGGTCGCCATCATCGCCGAATTCCTGCCCCGTCAATTAAAGGAGGCCGAAGTCGACGCCGCCATCGAACAGGCCGTCGCGGAAACCGGCGCGACGTCGATTCGCGACATGGGCAAGATCATGGGTACGCTCAAGGCGAAATACGCCGGCCAGATGGATTTCGGCGCCGTCGGTCCCCGTATCAAGGACCGTCTTTGCTAAAGCGCTGCTGACTGTCGGCTGCCTATTGCCCGGCTTTCATCGTTCTGAAAATACTCAAAAATCCACCGCCGACCCGTATCGTTCCGGTCAGCACTTGGCGCGCGCGCGACCAAGAGCGCCGCGCAACTCTCCATACAAGGTCTTGCGCTCGTCCTCGGACAGAAACGCGCCCAGCTCCACCTCGCGGCCTGCGCCGCGCAGGGTGATGTAATGCGCCACCGGCCCACCCGATGGATAGATCTGCGCCTGCGCCCAATAGCAGTTGCAATCCCAGGTCTTCACATCGCCCTGCGGGCTCGTCCGTGTCAGATGCACTTCGCAATCGTCTATGATCAGCGCCTCGTGCAGTCTGCCTGCGCGATAGCTGTGCTCCAGCGCCCACCATAAAAGGACAACGGTCCCTGCCAGAAATGGCAAAAGCCCCCACAGCACGGCCGTGCCGAGCAGCGCAAACAGCGGGATCGAGATCATCACCGACGTTGCCAGCATGAACCACGCAAAGCCGCGCCGCGGCAGTGACTGATGGGGCCACAAATCCAGCCGTTGAGCGCCCTGATCAGAGGCGGGAAGGGACCATTCGTAGGGCATGACAGTCAATCTAAGTTGGTTGGCGGTGATGAAAAGTGTCCCGGCGCGTCGCAGCGGTCAAGGAGTGCGGTTAGTCAACTGATGTCCGGCAGCATGAACACTCCATTCCGGCCCCCTGTCATCACGCATGACACCGGCATCTTTGCCCGCCAACTACAGTGCCAGCCCAAGAAATGCTATCTGGATATGTGGCGTCGCAAGGTACGGTAACTGTTGGTGCAGGCAGACAGCATACCGGATCAACGCCGCATCCTCGCGCCCGCGCCGCATGATGCCCCCCCGTAAACTTATACGACGGATGCGCGGAACCAGCGCCTTGTTTGCGTCGTTAGGCTGTAGCGAACGGGCACTATAGCTGCATACGCGAATGTTTGATTTGCATGTTGACCGCAGGGGGCGCCACCCTGCGGTCGCCCCGCAGTCCGCGCAATCAAGGAGATCCCAATGGGAATTATCTGGACCATCATCATCGGCTTTGTCGCCGGCATCATCGCAAAGTTTATCACTCCGGGAGGCAATGAACCCTCCGGTTTCATTTTGACCACCATTCTCGGCATTGTGGGGGCTTTCGTCGCGACTTGGTTGGGTCAGGCCGTGGGATGGTACAGTGCAGGTGAGGGCGCGGGATTTATCGGCGCCATTGTCGGCGCGGTGATCGTGCTGCTGGTCTGGGGTGCTTTCTTGCGCAGCCGCGACTCCTGACGAACCTGGAAAATTCACAACCCACAGAAAGGATTCATCATGGCACGAGGCGGCTTTCCCTCTATGACCGCGCTCCTTGGCCTTCTGGCCGTGGCGGGCTACCAGAACCGTGACAAGATATCGCAGATGCTCGCGAACCGTGGAGGTGGCGCTGGCGGCGAACGTCTCGCCGACGCGCCCGGCGGCGCGACAGAGCGCAGTCCGGAACCCCCATCGGGCCTTGAAGGTCTGCTGGGCAAATTCTTTGGCGACGCAGGCAGTGACGGCCTTCTCGGAGGTGCGCTGGCAGAACTGTCCGAACGCTTTGGACAGAGCGGCCAGTCCGAGACCGTGGAGTCCTGGATGGGTACGGGGCCGAACAGAAACGTTGCCCCCCGCGATCTTGAACAGGCGATCGGCTCCGACACTCTCGCAGAGCTGACCGAGCATACCGGTCTGTCACGCGAGGAATTGCTGGAACGTCTCTCTCGCGACCTGCCCGGCGCGGTGGATCAATACACGCCTCAGGGGCAACTGCCACGGCAGACCGGATAGCGCGCCAGCTGAACGCCCATGATCCCATGATGGTGCGACGACGTTCTGCCGGGCGACGACCTCATTGCTTAACCGCCAAAGCCCGTGCGCCCGCCACCGGCCTTGCCGAAACCACCGCGCGAAGTTGCGGCGGCCCGGTTCATCGGGGCCTTGCCGACGGTCGATGCCGGGCGGGTGAATTGCGACGTACTGAGTTTGGCAGCGCCCTTGTTACCGGAATATGCGCTGGAGCGCGCGGCATTCGTGAACCGCCCGTCCGCGGTTTTATACAGCGGCTGCCCAGCTGACATTCCCGAACGCCCACTCAGCATATTGCCGATCAGATACCCCGCCAGAAGGGGCATGAAGATGCTGCCCGAGCCGCCCGGCGTTGCGGCCTGTTCGGTGCTACAGGCGCCGACGCCGTGCTGTTCTTCGCACACCTCGACGCTGTCGTAACGGGGGGCCGCTTCGACATGCAGCGTCTGGGCGTCGGCAAAGGCCGCCTCGCAATCCTGAACGGAAAACAGCCCGCCATTCGTTGCCTCGCTGGTGCAGCTTTGCAGATCCGGGAAGGCTGCGGCGTCCACCTGTTCTTCGCGGCACCCGGCCAGCGTGAAGGCGGCAGCGCCGAGGATCGTGATGGCGACACGGTTGGAGCGTTTGGTCATGACAATCTTACCTTTTGGATAGAGAGGGCGAAAAGCAGCGGGTGGGTTCATCCGGTAATATAGTGCGGCTTGAACCGCGATAGATCCTGCGTGATGCGCGAGCGGTCTTCGCGAATACCGATCCCGGCGCAAGCCTCGCCCACG
This window harbors:
- a CDS encoding GatB/YqeY domain-containing protein, yielding MDTTLRERVDAALKQAMRDRDAPRLATLRLINAAIKDQEIAERAKGGEVALNDDDVLAILGKMTKQRRESVRAYEEGGRIDLAEREEAEVAIIAEFLPRQLKEAEVDAAIEQAVAETGATSIRDMGKIMGTLKAKYAGQMDFGAVGPRIKDRLC
- a CDS encoding DUF2244 domain-containing protein, whose amino-acid sequence is MPYEWSLPASDQGAQRLDLWPHQSLPRRGFAWFMLATSVMISIPLFALLGTAVLWGLLPFLAGTVVLLWWALEHSYRAGRLHEALIIDDCEVHLTRTSPQGDVKTWDCNCYWAQAQIYPSGGPVAHYITLRGAGREVELGAFLSEDERKTLYGELRGALGRARAKC
- a CDS encoding GlsB/YeaQ/YmgE family stress response membrane protein; protein product: MGIIWTIIIGFVAGIIAKFITPGGNEPSGFILTTILGIVGAFVATWLGQAVGWYSAGEGAGFIGAIVGAVIVLLVWGAFLRSRDS
- a CDS encoding YidB family protein; this translates as MARGGFPSMTALLGLLAVAGYQNRDKISQMLANRGGGAGGERLADAPGGATERSPEPPSGLEGLLGKFFGDAGSDGLLGGALAELSERFGQSGQSETVESWMGTGPNRNVAPRDLEQAIGSDTLAELTEHTGLSREELLERLSRDLPGAVDQYTPQGQLPRQTG
- a CDS encoding DUF1190 domain-containing protein, whose translation is MTKRSNRVAITILGAAAFTLAGCREEQVDAAAFPDLQSCTSEATNGGLFSVQDCEAAFADAQTLHVEAAPRYDSVEVCEEQHGVGACSTEQAATPGGSGSIFMPLLAGYLIGNMLSGRSGMSAGQPLYKTADGRFTNAARSSAYSGNKGAAKLSTSQFTRPASTVGKAPMNRAAATSRGGFGKAGGGRTGFGG